In Bacillus pumilus, the sequence GAAGTGCAATCCCGATTTTTTCTTTTGCGATGCGAATATTAAATGAAGAAATATCTCTTAATCCTTTGACGAATCCATTTTCAACGATTACCTTTCCTGCAAGACCCACCCTGTGTCCGCCAGATATGGTGATATAGCCTTGTTTTAATTCTTCCTCAAGTGTGTACATGCTGTAATTGCTGAGCCTGCCTAATAGCTGAGACGCATCTTCTCCTGTTGTGTGGTAGGAAAGAAAGCGCGGTTTTCCGCCTTGCATCAATTCAATCGGACGATCCGTGCGAATGCGGATTTCTTCTATTTGCGCCCATTCTGTCTCTTTTAGAAGCCTGAGTTCTTGTCCAATCGAGTGCGGGAGAATATCCAACAAACTCCGCAACGAATTCCCCTCCTTTTTTTCTTCTCTAAAATGTATGATGCGAGTCGTTAATTATGCCAAGCAGTTTCACTTATAGATCCCAACAAGAATAAACACGACACCAATGAAAATAAACACGAGCTTTGCATAGGATAACTGCCCTGCCATTTGATAGATTCCAATCGTCATCGTGATAATAAAAATGAGCGGCCCGATGATCGCCAATATACTATTGATGACAACCGCTTTGCGTATATCATTTGTGATCAAAATGAGGATGGCGGCCGTCAGTTCAATAGTTGCAGATAAGAACCTCATGCCTGCCATCGCAGCCACTGATGGGTGTATGCCTGGGAAAAGAAATTGTTTCATATAGAACCTCCAGCTTTTTTTACACTATATGCTTGACTAGCTGGAAGTAGTCTTGTTTTTCAGACGTAGAAGAGTTGGATGAGAGAATAGAGTGAGGGCGTTCTTACAGGCAGACATATTTTCCTAACAAAAAAAAGACTGTAAACACGCGGTTTACAGTCTCAGATTGATGACAAAGGGCTAAAATG encodes:
- a CDS encoding YqhV family protein, with product MKQFLFPGIHPSVAAMAGMRFLSATIELTAAILILITNDIRKAVVINSILAIIGPLIFIITMTIGIYQMAGQLSYAKLVFIFIGVVFILVGIYK